In the genome of Actinomycetes bacterium, one region contains:
- a CDS encoding cupin domain-containing protein, producing MTDAVDLAAALATFEEPWSPRTVAVLNDYDIRVVRTKGEFTRHSHPETDEFFMVLTGSLTIRLDDRDVELGPGQLYVIPRGVHHQPVSEGGAEVVLISPTETPNTGDSPGELTAERRVV from the coding sequence CGCCGCCGCGCTGGCCACCTTCGAGGAGCCGTGGTCGCCACGGACCGTGGCGGTGCTCAACGACTACGACATCCGGGTGGTCCGGACGAAGGGGGAGTTCACCCGGCACTCGCACCCGGAGACCGACGAGTTCTTCATGGTTCTGACGGGCAGTCTCACGATCCGACTCGACGACCGGGATGTCGAGCTCGGGCCGGGGCAGCTCTACGTCATCCCGCGCGGGGTGCACCACCAGCCGGTGTCCGAGGGCGGCGCCGAGGTGGTCCTCATATCTCCCACCGAGACCCCCAACACAGGCGACTCGCCCGGCGAGCTCACCGCGGAGCGGCGCGTCGTCTGA